Proteins encoded in a region of the Ralstonia pseudosolanacearum genome:
- the soxB gene encoding thiosulfohydrolase SoxB, which translates to MNRREFVQALAVAAAAGLRLTDAHAADTALYDLPRFGNVHLLHFTDCHAQLLPIEYREPSVNLGVAQWAGQPPHLVDRALLERYGIAPGSRAAHAFTALDFTEAAHRYGRMGGFAHLATLIKRLRATRPDALLLDGGDTWQGSATSLWTRGQDMIDATLLLGVDVMTPHWELTYGAERVRHVVDHDFRNKVAFVAQNIQTADFGDPVFDPYVLRELNGVPVAVIGQAFPYTPIAHPADFTPDWTFGIQEARLQERVDEARGKGARVVVLLSHNGMDVDLKLASRVRGIDAILGGHTHDAVPAPVRVSNPGGTTLVTNAGSNGKFVGVLDLDVRGGTVRDLRYTLLPVFADLLPPDPAMAALIERVRAPYRDKLGEVLAVNRGLLYRRGNFNGTFDQLIVDGLMQAQGAEIAFSPGFRWGTTLLPGEPLTLEALMAQTAITYPATTLTDMTGATIKTVLEDVADNLFNPDPYYQQGGDMVRTGGLRYAIDPTQPIGRRITDLRLGDQPLDADRRYKVAGWAAVSAEARRTAGRPVWDVLADWLRDQREVTAGPLNTPRIVGVAGNPGIDTERG; encoded by the coding sequence ACGACCTGCCGCGCTTCGGCAACGTCCACCTGCTGCACTTCACCGACTGCCACGCACAGCTGCTGCCCATCGAATACCGCGAGCCCAGCGTCAACCTGGGCGTGGCGCAGTGGGCCGGCCAGCCGCCGCACTTGGTCGACCGCGCACTGCTCGAACGCTACGGCATCGCGCCGGGTTCGCGCGCGGCGCACGCTTTCACCGCGCTCGACTTCACCGAGGCGGCGCACCGCTATGGCCGCATGGGCGGCTTCGCGCACCTGGCCACGCTCATCAAGCGCCTGCGCGCCACGCGCCCGGACGCGCTGCTGCTCGACGGCGGCGACACCTGGCAGGGCTCGGCCACCTCGCTGTGGACGCGCGGCCAGGACATGATCGACGCCACGCTGCTGCTGGGCGTGGACGTCATGACACCGCACTGGGAACTGACCTACGGCGCCGAGCGCGTGCGCCACGTGGTCGATCACGACTTCAGAAACAAGGTCGCCTTCGTCGCCCAGAACATCCAGACCGCCGACTTCGGCGATCCGGTGTTCGATCCCTACGTGCTGCGCGAACTGAACGGGGTGCCGGTCGCCGTCATCGGCCAGGCGTTTCCGTACACGCCCATCGCGCATCCGGCCGATTTCACGCCGGACTGGACCTTCGGCATCCAAGAGGCGCGGCTGCAGGAGCGGGTGGACGAAGCGCGCGGCAAGGGCGCCCGGGTGGTCGTGCTGCTGTCACACAACGGCATGGACGTCGACCTGAAGCTGGCCTCGCGCGTACGCGGCATCGACGCCATCCTCGGTGGCCACACGCACGATGCGGTGCCGGCCCCGGTGCGCGTATCCAACCCCGGCGGCACCACGCTGGTGACCAACGCCGGCTCCAACGGCAAATTCGTCGGCGTGCTGGACCTCGACGTGCGCGGCGGCACCGTGCGCGACCTGCGCTACACGCTGCTGCCGGTCTTCGCCGACCTGCTGCCCCCCGACCCGGCCATGGCCGCGCTGATCGAGCGCGTGCGCGCCCCGTACCGCGACAAGCTGGGCGAAGTGCTCGCCGTCAACCGCGGCCTGCTGTACCGGCGCGGCAACTTCAACGGCACCTTCGATCAGCTCATCGTCGACGGCCTGATGCAGGCGCAGGGCGCCGAGATCGCCTTCTCGCCCGGCTTCCGCTGGGGCACCACGCTGCTGCCCGGCGAGCCGCTGACCCTGGAAGCGCTGATGGCCCAGACCGCCATCACCTACCCGGCCACCACGCTCACCGACATGACCGGCGCCACCATCAAGACCGTCCTGGAAGACGTGGCCGACAACCTGTTCAACCCCGACCCGTACTACCAGCAGGGCGGCGACATGGTGCGCACCGGCGGCCTGCGCTACGCTATCGACCCCACCCAGCCCATCGGCCGCCGCATCACCGACCTGCGCCTGGGCGACCAGCCGCTCGACGCCGACCGCCGCTACAAGGTCGCCGGCTGGGCCGCCGTCTCCGCCGAAGCCCGCCGCACCGCCGGCCGCCCCGTGTGGGACGTCCTGGCCGACTGGCTGCGCGACCAGCGCGAAGTGACCGCCGGACCGCTGAATACACCGCGCATCGTCGGCGTGGCGGGCAATCCCGGAATCGACACGGAGCGCGGTTGA